Proteins encoded together in one Solanum lycopersicum chromosome 7, SLM_r2.1 window:
- the ABI2 gene encoding protein phosphatase 2C 50 isoform X2, protein MEEMFPTLAVSYKQGKLIYDESVLPTCIDFAGYELIPNTTSLLSEPNKCKLPCSVSNHRVSRDKANLFMTVADCHEIRIGKSFSSTVVGNGNCLIASEVEDGRSMDNNLISPTDELLGNMTCSDSLVDERVSMPNQECTGLEVKVGKMPPRDEEKKVGVSQILRKSFSCSLANELVNESQLVSDIVSTMVVGAEDYKRKLSPSHLETSQEIKISRPNTLCFDSVPLWGLITIQGKRPEMEDTAIALPKFLKIPSHILTDAPVSHALSQTLTAHLYGVYDGHGGSQVANYCHERLHMVLAQEIDIMKEDPHNGSVNWKEQWSKAFLNCFCRVDDEVGGFCSETDGIEPDLSVIAPEAVGSTAIVAVVSPSHIIVANCGDSRAVLCRGKLPMPLTIDHKPNREDECSRIEELGGKVINWDGHRVSGVLAVSRSIGDRYLRPYVIPDPEMMFVPRAKEDDCLILASDGLWDVLTNEEACDVARRRILLWHKKNGGTLSRERGENVDPAAQDAAEYLTRVALQRGSRDNISVIVVDLKAQRKFKKKT, encoded by the exons ATGGAAGAGATGTTTCCAACACTTGCTGTATCATATAAACAGGGAAAATTGATATATGATGAATCAGTATTACCTACATGTATTGACTTTGCTGGATATGAGCTGATCCCCAATACAACTAGCTTGCTGTCAGAACCTAACAAGTGCAAACTTCCTTGTTCGGTGTCGAATCATAGAGTGTCCAGGGACAAAGCTAACCTTTTTATGACAGTTGCTGATTGTCATGAAATCAGGATAGGGAAGAGTTTTTCTTCGACAGTTGTAGGTAATGGGAATTGTTTGATTGCTAGTGAGGTAGAAGATGGTAGATCTATGGACAACAATTTGATTTCACCAACTGATGAGCTTTTAGGAAATATGACTTGTTCTGATTCTCTAGTTGATGAGCGTGTCAGCATGCCTAACCAAGAATGTACAGGTTTGGAGGTTAAGGTTGGGAAAATGCCTCCTCGGGATGAGGAAAAGAAGGTTGGTGTATCCCAGATTCTGAGAAAGTCTTTTTCGTGTAGTTTGGCTAATGAGTTGGTTAATGAGTCACAACTTGTAAGTGATATTGTTTCCACCATGGTTGTGGGTGCTGAagattataaaagaaaattatcacCATCCCATCTTGAGACCTCACAAGAGATAAAGATAAGCAGGCCAAATACCCTTTGTTTTGATTCTGTACCGCTTTGGGGGCTCATCACAATACAAGGAAAGAGGCCGGAGATGGAAGATACTGCTATAGCTTTACCAAAGTTTCTGAAAATCCCTTcccatattttgactgatgcgCCAGTTTCTCATGCCCTGAGTCAAACACTTACAGCCCATTTATATGGGGTTTATGATGGACATGGAGGCTCTCAG GTAGCTAATTATTGTCATGAGCGTCTCCATATGGTTTTAGCACAGGAGATAGATATCATGAAAGAGGATCCACATAATGGAAGTGTTAACTGGAAGGAGCAATGGTCAAAGGCTTTCTTGAATTGTTTCTGTAGAGTCGATGATGAGGTAGGGGGGTTCTGTAGTGAAACAGACGGGATTGAGCCTGACCTTTCAGTCATTGCTCCTGAAGCAGTTGGATCTACAGCTATAGTTGCTGTTGTTAGTCCAAGCCATATTATTGTTGCGAATTGTGGTGATTCTAGGGCAGTCCTTTGTCGGGGAAAACTGCCCATGCCATTAACCATTGACCATAAG CCAAATAGGGAAGATGAGTGTTCACGAATAGAAGAACTGGGAGGGAAGGTCATTAATTGGGATGGACATCGCGTTTCTGGTGTTCTTGCAGTTTCAAGGTCAATTG GTGATCGATATTTAAGGCCTTATGTGATTCCAGATCCAGAAATGATGTTTGTACCCCGAGCAAAAGAAGACGACTGTCTAATTTTAGCAAGTGATGGGCTATGGGATGTCTTGACAAATGAAGAAGCTTGTGATGTAGCACGGAGACGAATTCTTCTCTGGCACAAAAAAAATGGTGGTACTTTGAGTAGGGAAAGGGGTGAAAACGTAGATCCTGCTGCTCAAGATGCTGCAGAGTACTTGACTCGAGTTGCTCTCCAAAGGGGCAGCAGAGATAATATATCTGTGATTGTGGTCGATTTGAAGGCACAGAGGAaattcaagaagaaaacataa